The following are encoded in a window of Nibricoccus aquaticus genomic DNA:
- a CDS encoding glycosyltransferase family 2 protein: MTASLVIAAAYLGQLTLKALLASRYARHTRHLPATPASATTPVSILQPILSGDPQLASTLESNRHTFPTAHFLWLIDETDPEATLICENLASRFPAQPIHVLRCAPPPQGINPKAHKLALALPLVTTSVFVVLDDDTRLSPAGLTALIGGLDSGATLATGLPRYHAANGRFSPWLAEFVNSAAVLTYLPALAVSPPVSIHGMCYALRTADARRLNVFETISRALTDDLALAVELQRHGLKIHQTIEPHDIATSVPSFSALLHILHRWFLFTRLLLTACPLSQKIGISAAYALPPFLLITLTALAFTSWSAALVLTATLLLREVVLATVTRQFLGRATSSRREPFASALLEIAQPAFLLAATLHTTIRWRTRTIRVRSVTDFEYL, translated from the coding sequence ATGACCGCTTCGCTCGTGATCGCTGCCGCCTACCTCGGCCAGCTCACCCTCAAAGCCCTCCTCGCCTCGCGCTACGCCCGCCACACGCGCCACCTCCCCGCCACGCCCGCTTCTGCCACTACGCCCGTCTCCATTCTCCAACCCATCCTCAGCGGCGACCCGCAACTCGCATCCACACTCGAATCCAATCGCCACACTTTCCCCACCGCGCACTTCCTCTGGCTAATCGACGAAACCGACCCTGAGGCCACGCTCATCTGCGAAAACCTCGCGTCCCGCTTTCCCGCTCAACCCATCCACGTCCTCCGTTGCGCTCCCCCACCCCAAGGCATCAACCCCAAAGCCCACAAGCTCGCCCTCGCCCTTCCGCTCGTCACGACATCAGTGTTCGTCGTCCTCGACGACGACACCCGCCTCTCCCCCGCCGGACTCACCGCCCTCATCGGCGGTCTCGACTCCGGCGCTACACTCGCCACCGGCCTCCCCCGCTATCACGCCGCAAACGGTCGCTTCAGCCCCTGGCTCGCCGAGTTCGTCAACTCCGCCGCCGTCCTCACCTACCTGCCCGCGCTCGCCGTCAGTCCGCCCGTCTCCATCCACGGCATGTGCTACGCCCTGCGCACCGCCGACGCCCGTCGCCTCAACGTATTCGAAACCATATCACGCGCCCTCACCGACGACCTCGCCCTCGCAGTGGAACTCCAGCGCCACGGCCTGAAAATCCACCAGACCATCGAACCCCACGACATCGCCACCTCAGTCCCGTCTTTCTCCGCGCTCCTGCACATCTTGCATCGCTGGTTCCTCTTCACGCGCCTGCTCCTCACCGCCTGCCCGCTCTCCCAAAAAATCGGGATCTCCGCCGCCTACGCACTTCCCCCGTTCCTCCTGATTACCCTCACCGCACTCGCCTTCACCTCGTGGTCCGCCGCGCTCGTTCTCACCGCTACACTCCTTCTTCGCGAAGTCGTCCTCGCCACCGTCACCCGCCAATTTCTCGGCCGCGCCACCTCCTCCCGTCGCGAACCCTTCGCCTCCGCCCTCCTCGAAATCGCCCAGCCCGCCTTCCTCCTCGCCGCCACGCTCCACACCACTATCCGCTGGCGCACCCGCACGATCCGCGTCCGCTCCGTCACTGACTTCGAGTACCTATGA